The nucleotide window ccaggccgacctcccggctcctgaagacgcagcccagttggaggatttgaacctggcagatgcgccctccgaagacttgtctgcaagcgagaacgactcgcagtccttggctcccgactttcgccgccttcccgtgtccagagacgcgtactcgccctacttcgacaaggagaagatgaagcccgaagccggcagccgccccttacccgcctacatcaagagcgtcctgtttcctccccagcgagggcggcagccggctcgcccggccatcgggggcacccgaggagtggctgtgtggtgtgactccagcaggatgtacgtgagggtcagtcggctcctgttcggcttcagctgtcggccatcggaggtgaccttgggcaactgcagcgtcagccgaaccacacgcagttacttctacttcatctacgGGCTTCACGAGTGCGGCACCGAGCGATCGGTAAGCAGGTCTTCATCTACAGGCAGTGTATCAATGTGAGCTGTAGGACCAGTGTCGGGGTTGCCTTTCCTGGGAATatcccttcctctgtgaccctgcaggttgtccagggccgcctggtgtactccaacactctccgctatgccccgccctcctccagtgcacctgtgcatcgcttcattcccttctctgtgcctgtcaagtgctcctacaacaggtaggcagggctctgctgctgaGAAGCCGCTAGGAAAGTGTCCAGATGCCCCTCatcccctctgtcctgcaggttccactactcctacaaggttggctatgtccccacgtgggccaggagaaggaccttcttcaaggacctgaagaacaaacacagctttgtgctgctcaccaccaactgtaagctccttgagtgagtggctcctcctgcctgcagggggtgctgtgtgcaggtgtaatgctgcctctctctctccagcccgctgggtccggctctctcctaaggatgagtacttcctgggtcagcccatgtacttccaggccactgcctactttgccacagcagagcagaggctgtacatccactcgtgttacgtaacggagaaaccagaccagcactcccagccccgtttccctgtgatcgacaacttggggtacggccccttctgggaggagaggtgggcaggagccccgagagcctgcaggggttcatccctgtccttgtccccaggtgcatggtggacagcaaggcagatggctgcctgtccaggtttgtcccctccaagcagaaggatgtgctccgcttcacaattgatgccttcctcttccagaagaagctgtccaggaaggtGCTGCTCAGCCTTCTTGCTCTACTGATCCATGGTCTGCTTTCACAAccatgatctagatgtgaaccagactgtggcagctgtagtgcctagagctgccagcttgccttcactgatggcagaaggtccttctctgtcctctattggccttgatcccttaatgctgtgaccttccctcttgcagcatgaagtgactgagctgtacatgcactgtgtcatggctgtggctcctACTAAAGCAACACCAAggaccaagtcctgcacctacaacagggaggctaagaggtacttctgcaaggagccagctgagggtgctctgggacatgccaggtggaggcctcacctgtcctcctctcctccaggtgggaggagctgtatggtgaccatgaggtctgtgcctgctgtgagtccaggtgtgctggcagttggaatgaaggtgggtctggTTCTCTATCCCTTGTGGATGCATCTCTGCCCAAGAGACAACCATGCTTGGACAACTGAGGAATGATCCCATGCTGGACAAAGGGACGGTTTAGATGAGTAGACTGTGGGTCTCTGGGTATAGCAGATCCCTCACTCCTGGGTGTTGCTTGTCCACAggtaccaggagcctggtgaccagcagccgggtggctgtggcaccagtagaagctcctctggatgtgggagctgactggactgaggatgtggagggagaccctcagagctccagtgaagatgctgagagcaccagtgaggatgtggagggagcagatgactttggagatgttggccagtggacaggtagggtctggcaggaggagctccTGTAGGGGTGGTGTCTTGCAGTTCAGCTGGATTGTTCTCCTTCTTTCTCCCCAGGTGCCTGAatgaaggctccagcctggcccttgtgactctcctgcctccactcgccttgtaatggcaacatctcaataaagctgtgaaagacccttctgcctgcccttgtttctttatggtttataggtttgaatggggtggaggagTTCAAGGGAAGTGAGACCCATTAATCAATGGAAGTATTTGTGGGGGTTcccctttcaagaatgcttcccatattgctgccaatgaggactgaaaatggctggagtAATAAAGTGTTGTACTGGGGGAAGATGGCTGCACTATTCCTTGGGCAGGGCAGTGTGACAGAGACAgaggtgttcaatatactggaaatcctcccaTTTCCGAGAGGGGTAGTGGTTATGGAGTGAGTTGCTACTGTAATGCCCAATAAGAGTGAGATCTGGTGTCCTATTCTGGGCTGCACAAACTGACTAAAATAACACAAGGAAGGAATTGTCAACAGGGGCTTGGTGTAAAGTAGGCTTTCCCTTCCTTAGCAGAGGAATAATACTGGTGCGTGAACATCAATGAATAATGGTGCAGTTAGAATCTCGGAGGTCTTATGTTATGGGTGTTGGTTTCACAGCAGTGGTAGTGGACAGTCATGAGAAGTATTAGGATTGAGACTGGAGATCCCAGTACTTGATCCGGAAGACAGGTGTTCACAACTACCTCTACCAGCAACACAGAGGGTGTAGATTGAGACTGAACGCTTACTACACAAAGACtctccactgtttcagtgtcCCGTGTCATGGATTTCAAGTGAATCCTAGTCTTCCTTTGTGACTAcctataatttgcacaaatcATGATGGCCCACTAAGGCTGTCAATTTTTAGCCCTACTGCAGTGCCCTATTAAAGTTTCAAGGATTTAGAATAAACTATTTGATATAATGGTTccgaaggtggcttctcaaagcacttgacagaattacaattagaatacacaggataaaacaatTCCAATAGATTGAGGAgaaaagtagaagcagaggggtaaagaatggaaccagttcagtaaaggctcttctacagaagaaggtgttgagtctgaatttgaaggcgtttagggaaggtgactctggtatccttggagagagagttccagagcttgggggcataacagcagaaggccctgtcacccatacagtgtagacgggcttgggggacagttaggagactataattagaagagtgaaggttatgATGTGGGGAGTAAGGGTGATAATagatcaaactgctactgagaaGCAACTGAAATGTGACGGCATGTTCTACAATTTATGCAAGACAGGTAATGTTAGGATTTTATGGAACAGTGGTAATGGCAGCACTTTTGAGGATCGTTGGTACAACAGCAATGCTCAAGGGttcatttctaatattgaggacaatgggttatATACCCAACGTTCTTACCAAAGGATAAGAGACCTTTTGCTATATAAAAAGACTCCTTTCCACCACTAATTTATACATGTTTggttcatttgggttttatcagttaaacatttaatattgtatttgtcaGTTTGTTGATGCCTATATATCACAGTGATCTGCACACACATCTTTGACTGAATATGGGCTGCCAAACCTCTCCACCAAACTTATGTATCACGGTAGATACACAAGAAGTTTCTTTGTAATAACAGGGTTGGTGCCAGTATTCAGATTGGGTCAACTGCAAGGTAAGAACAGTATCACATTAACTGGAGATGATCCAGAGATTAGCATGCAGCTCTGTACGCCAGATTAATACCGATTTGCAACGCGCTCGTCTGCTGACTTAAGTGCCCTGCTCAGTAATCACAATGTTCCCAATTGCAATGAGCCCAAGGAaacagctgctgccctctagaggacactacaggacaggagacaggacTAAGTACAATTCCTGCAATAGACTAAGCAGTTTAGTGCCAAACTAATGGAACACTGAATCCTATGGGACAGTTCCGAATGTAGTAACAGCttaatactgaaataatatCATAAACACCTCGTGATCTTAAGAATCTGTCGCTGTTAAAAAGTATTGTAATAATAAGCTAAAACTGTACTGCAGCCACAACACAGTGGACCTGCAGCTCCTGTCCTGATCATACAGAAAGATGTCATCacaatgtagtgtgctctctgaaggcaccagttctgtagggtttgggcatttactgggacaattattaattgtagcagtaaatcacaaagttgattcttttgatggctttagaatccaaccatgcgatattaATCAAACAACGCACatacacaggtactaatacacgaggatacatttattaatacatagaatatgcatataaacctaacagatcttatcgagagggttatcagaatacaaaagatatatattcagtcagttacgaagtgttacatatatcaagaggacatacgttcagtatatcattaaattagaccgtttcataaagtgaacttggttacaacttctacattagatactcaaaacaagtacataactcttaggaattaaattgatatcaactggttgggataacaattgaattctcgagcagtaatgcagtgaagttgaatactcatccaaactctggggattcagatctcctgcgggcacaaagaaacagttgcaggctgttgctgtccaatccgcgctctctgactcggtgccaggctgtgctgtgcggcttgcgacggtgcgctgctgatgctcactgaccagctagttagttttggctttaactagcaaagtttatgcacaggagaaaagatgactgtgggtcccagcaagtcaggaagaggaccggttcgttcctgacgatgagctagttctgaatagtgattcagctgtccacagttctgacctgttcacgaggcttgctgctgatgctaacctcgggtggatcctctggttactctctggcaacctccgctctagactcttagaacaaaggaaagttctggcactcggacacactggccgttccgtggttgtccgggctgagtctcaggatggtcaggaggcgcgctgcgagaatgtcctgcccttgggagccttctgctcctgggccgtcctgccctggaattctcctttgagaaGTCTACAGAATCCtactggagctctgtgttgcctgtttttacctggaggaacttcagctcattcattggctgaaagttccatgggcatcagagtcccccgtgggttactcagccctaccagtccctgattggttgatcaaggtgagatatgagtcacttactcctgacacttaggaatgcaatccagatgtccatctggcactccctagacagataggcgccaatggatgaccattgatcatgatagccaggcttagctaagtgcatcccccttttggagatgtcccttatcaaaagaaaacatctttaaatcagcctgcatgaatagcttctctgtggctgcaccacagagatgaagggagagatggggcctcatttggaaaagcacagcaacacttaattctgtcttattaaccagcattgccgctacagtgcttaacgcagagagtggccaggctgggatgtcagggccatacgacaattctttatgcagagagtggaggcattggtgtcaggaccatatgacagtgcttaacgcagagagtggaggggtgggtgtcagggccatacgacacttccttacgcagagagtggcaggggtgggatgtcagggcctgacggtactgctttacgcagatagtggcgggggtgggatatcagggcttAACAAcattgctttatgcagagagtggaaggttgggtgtcagggccatacgacaggggttaacgcagagagtggcgagggtaggatatcagggccatacgataattctttacgcagagagtggagggattggtgtcaggaccatatgacagtgcttaacgcagagagtggaggggtgggtgtcatggccatatgacagtgctttaggcagagagtggaggggtgggtgtcatggccatatgacagtgctttaggcagagagtggaggggtgggtgtcagggccatatgacagtgctttatgcAGATAGTGGAGGGGTGCGTGTCAGAGCCATAAgatacttctttacgcagagagtggcaggggtgggatttcagggcatgaagacactggtttATGCAGTTAATGGAGCGGTGGGTGTAAGGGACATAGGACAACTCTTTAcggagagagtggcggggttgggatgtcagagcctgacagcatcggttaacgcagagagtggaggggtgggtatcagggccatacgacacttcttttcgcagagagtggcaggggtgggatgtcagggcctgacgatacagctttacgcagatagtggcgggggtgggtgtcagggccatacgacagtgcttaacgaAGTGAGcggcgaggctgggatgtcagggccatacgacagtgctttacgcagatcatggaggggtgagtgtcagggccatatgacagtgctttaggcagagagtggcatgggtgggatgtcagggcctgaccatactgctatacgcagagagtggcgggggtgggatgtcagggcctgacaagattgcttaatgcagagagtggaggggtgggtgtcagggctatacaacacttatttattcagagagtggcgggggtgggacgtcagggcctgacgatactgctttacgcagagagtggaggggtgggtgtcaggaccatacgacacttatttacgcagagaatggcgggggtgggatgtcagggcctgacgatactgctttacgcagagagtggaggggtgggtgtcagggcttgacaacactgctttatgcagagtggaggggtgggatgtcagggcctgacgatactgctttacgcagatagtggcgggggtgggatgtcagagcttgACGTCACTGCTTTAAGCACAGAGTGGacgggtgggtgtcagggccataccacacttctttacgcagagagtggcgggagtgggatgtcagggcctgacgatactactttacgcaATTAGTGGTGGGGATGGGATGTCAgtgccatacgacacttctttatgtaGATAGTAGCGAGGTGGGTGTCatggccatacgacactgctttacacagtgagtggcgagggtgggatgtcagggtcgtacgacactgctttacgcagagagtatAGGAGGTAGGATATCAGAGCCtgacgacacttctttacgtagagaatGGCGGGgattggatgtcagggcctgacgacactgcttaatgcagagagtggaggggtgggtgtcagggccattcgacacttctttacgcaggaagtggcaggggtgggatgtcagggcctgacgatactgctttacgcagatagtggcgggggttaGATGTCAGgaccatatgacagtgctttacgcagagagtggagggggtggaatgtcagggcttgacgtcacTGCTTTAAGCACAGAGTGAacgggtgggtgtcagggccatacgacacttctttacacagagagtggcgggattggaatgtcagggcctgacgatacaaCTTTACGCAGTTAGTgctgggggtgtgatgtcagggccatgtgacactgctttacacagagtgtggcggggttgggatgtcagggccatatgacactgctttacacagagagtggcgggggtgggatgtcagggcctgacaacacagcttaacgcagatagtggaggggtgggtgtcagggccatatgacacttctttacgcagacagtggcgggagtgggatgtcagggcttgacgtcactgctttatgcaaagaatGGAGCGgtgggtgtgatgtcagggctatacaacagtgctttatacagagagtggcggggggatgtcagggcctgaagatactgctttacgcagagagtggtgggggtgtgatgttagggccatacgacagtgctttatacagagagtggcggggggatgtcagggcctgaagatactgctttacgcagatagtggtgggggtgtgatgtcagggccatacgacactttaAGCAGgtagtggcaggggtgggatttcagggcctgatgatactgctttatgcagatagtggagggggtgggatgtcagggccagaccacagtgctttacgcagagagtggagggggtggaatgtcagggcttgacgtcacTGTTTTAAGCACAGAGTGGATgggtgagtgtcagggccatacgacacttctttgcgcagagagtggcaggagttggatgtcagggcctaacgatactactttacgcagttagtggtggaggtgggatgtcagggccatacgacagtgctttacacagagagtggaggggtggatgtcagggccatactacacttctttacgtagagagtggcgggggcgggatgtcagggcttgatgacactgctttatgcagagagtggaggggtgggtgtcagggctatacgactgtgctttccgcagagagtggtgagggtgtgatgtcagggcctgacgatactgctttacgtagagagtggcgggggtaggatgtcagggcttgacgacactactttatgcagagagtggaggggtgggtgtcagggccatacaacacttctttacgtagagagtggcgggggtgggatgtcagggcctgaagatactgcttttcgcagagagcggtggaggtgggatgtcatggttatacaacagtgctttccactgagagtggtgggggtgggatgtcatggccgtaagacactgctttatgcagagagttgagggattgatgtcagggccatacgacagtgctccactcaggcctctgcttgaatttctactcctcctctctctccctacctctacctctccctctccctaCCTTTCTCCCtacctctcccttttcccctccctacctctctccctacctctacctctccctctctgtggggccagcagggggcgctcaccttgcggtctgtgtgggtcctattgccccagtatagtgacgggggacacgatctggcccaccagcgagaagcaggttaccagatctagacaaagggggcaactcttagtcgtatgagcttagtcacacatcgcagcgattaaaaaaacaaaacaaacatattatgtccgttactaacgacttttttttcctacattgaaagtctctttcctGGGTGATTTTCTACCGCGCctggggctcttcatttctcctgggtgtctcatcgcgggcggaattgaaacagaccacagaaccTGCCGCTGCAGTGCTCTCGGTTAGAGGCTCTCATCCTGCATCACCAATCTTACACAGGAGGGACGGAGCTGGATTTCTGTCTGGAAAATAAActccagagtgagagagagcagagaggggtagggagaggtagagcggtagagaggtagagagagggagagaggtggagggcgagggagagggagagaggtggagagagagggggttagggagagagggagaagtacagagagggagaggtagaggtagggagagaggtagggaggggaaaagggagaggtagagagagggagaggtagaggtagggagagagagggaggaggagtacaaattcaagaaGGGGAAaatccacaacacaacacaggcgTCGGCATGCATGGGttacaaaaggaacaagtaaaatgtttcttctggGCTGAAAGGAGAAGGAAGGAAAACACACCGTTGCGGCGCTACGACACGAAGACGCCGAACCAGCTGAGCACAGCAAaccgtattattattattgagagacaggctcactgtctgttcctcaggctgggacagaggatcacacactgtattattattatttagagacaggctcactgtctgttccttaggctggaacaggagatcacacactgtacttttattattgagagacaggctcactgttcctcaggctgggacaggagatgacacactgtattattattattattattgagagacaggctcactgttcctcaggctgggacaggaaatcacacagtgtattattattattgagagacaggctcacagtctgttcctcaggctgggacaggaaatcacacactgtacttttattattgagagacaggctcactgtctgttcctcaggctgggacaggagatcccacactgaattattattattgagagacaggcttactctctgttcctcaggctgagacaggacatcccacactggattattattattgagagacaggatcactgtctgttccgCAGGctaagacaggagatcacatactgtattattattattgagagaggctTACTGTCTGTTCCCtggaggctgggacaggagatcacacactgtattattattattgagagacaagctcactgtctgttccttaggctggaacaggagatcacacactgtacttttattattgagagacaggctcactgttcctcaggctgggacaggagatgacacactgtattattattattattattgagagacaggctcactgttcctcaggttgggacaggaaatcacacagtgtattattattattgagagacaggctcacagtctgttcctcaggctgggacaggaaatcacacactgtacttttattattgagagacaggctcactgttcctcaggctgggacaggggatcacactgtattattattattgacagataaactcgctgttcctcaggctgagacagtagatcgcactgtattattattattgagagtctggttcactgttccccaagctgggacaggaggtcacacactgtattattattattgagagacaggttcgctgtctgttcctcaggctagtacaggagatcaaccactgtattattattattgagatacaggctcactgtgtgttcctcaggctgagacagtagatcacactgtattataattattgagaggctgactcactgtttcccaggctgggacaggagatcacacactggattattattattgagagacaggctcactgtctgttcctctggctggggcagggaatcacatactgtattattagtaattttgagagacagactcgctgtctgctcctcaggctgggacaggagatcacacactgttgtagtgtgctctcacgaggcaccagttctgtaggggtttgggcatttactgggacaattatttttgtggcagtaaatcacaaaattaattcttttaatggtcttagaatccaaccatgcgatataactcaaacaacgcacacacaggtactaatacacgaggatacatttattaagatatagaatatgcatgtaaacctaacagatcttatcgtaagggttatcagaatacaaaagatataaattcattcagttacaaagagttacacatatcaagaggacataagttCGGTATGTCATTCATTTAGAACTTTAGAAGTTttcaacttctacattagatactcaaaacaagtacataacccttaggaattaaattgatatcaactggttgggagcagtaatgcaatgaagttgaatactcactgCCGCTGGGCCTGTATTCTCACCGTTTCCATAGTGTAGCGGTTATCACGTTggcctcacacgcgaaaaatCCCCGGTTTGAAAGCAgacggaaacagcctcgttttgcacgctcctgtacttcacagaggtcttgagcgaccggtcatttgttcccaatgtatttccggtgccttcgtgcactcttgtaccaaacgcacgttccttctgtacgcggagccgatcatttgcaattgggctgtgccgacagaccaggacgagctctgtcggctcaaaagcagcgcaggacctgcaagaacaacagaaagattagcatccagcgggggcctcttagtgagcccaagagctcatcaagaatcggctccagcaacagggctgggcgcattgttccattctccgcccactctcggtgtaaacaagtccctcctggtctctgcttgaaatgcactttcctgcgtttgctttggt belongs to Lepisosteus oculatus isolate fLepOcu1 chromosome 14, fLepOcu1.hap2, whole genome shotgun sequence and includes:
- the LOC138242738 gene encoding uncharacterized protein produces the protein MLSCFNTVLWFTYFTPVAIERDVNLAMRSFLFMLCLCTGAGLPALVSAGPAGWDSRELALQADLPAPEDAAQLEDLNLADAPSEDLSASENDSQSLAPDFRRLPVSRDAYSPYFDKEKMKPEAGSRPLPAYIKSVLFPPQRGRQPARPAIGGTRGVAVWCDSSRMYVRVSRLLFGFSCRPSEVTLGNCSVSRTTRSYFYFIYGLHECGTERSVVQGRLVYSNTLRYAPPSSSAPVHRFIPFSVPVKCSYNR
- the LOC138242739 gene encoding zona pellucida sperm-binding protein 3-like, with translation MYFQATAYFATAEQRLYIHSCYVTEKPDQHSQPRFPVIDNLGCMVDSKADGCLSRFVPSKQKDVLRFTIDAFLFQKKLSRKHEVTELYMHCVMAVAPTKATPRTKSCTYNREAKRWEELYGDHEVCACCESRCAGSWNEGTRSLVTSSRVAVAPVEAPLDVGADWTEDVEGDPQSSSEDAESTSEDVEGADDFGDVGQWTGA